The Oreochromis niloticus isolate F11D_XX linkage group LG15, O_niloticus_UMD_NMBU, whole genome shotgun sequence genome includes a region encoding these proteins:
- the epb41l2 gene encoding band 4.1-like protein 2 isoform X6 — protein sequence MTTEAGSETEVKEKAEESAAEPDQSEKATEDSQEVANAEVEEKEKAKVKEKEEKEGKGISRYLPTWLKKQKSQSQTSPTKEAPPTEEPVSKVTQEEEGPAPEVNGHAEEVEEKEEVKSEQVKEKEAETHSNASADTEPAKEEKVEESAEKSPEETKETTEGEGAEEETKEKEGAVEAEGEAGEGQTSIFQSPLRLVRKNKMKLVVCHVTLLDGTDFTCEVEKRAKGQYLFFKVCEHLNLLEKDYFGLTYQDNHDQKCWLDPTKEIKRQIRSNNWQFAFNVKFYPPDPSLLTEDITRYLLCLQLREDVASGRLPCSFVTHALLGSYTLQAEIGDYEPDQPRPLDFISQLTFAPNQNKEMEEKILELYKSHRGMTPAQADTQFLENAKKLSMYGVDLHHAKDSEGVDIMLGVCANGLLVYKDRLRINRFAWPKILKISYKRNNFYIKIRPGETEQFESTVGFKLQNHRAAKRLWKVCVENHSFFRLNAPEPPTKARFLTLGSKFRYSGRTQAQTRMASSLIDRPAPSFERTSSKRTSRSLDGAPMISITEAGRESAENGREPHLELHSDSKVTVVDVSPGDAEAMLSQHSPGSSELGPPQSSLRVHGDNIYVRHSNLMLEDHDKTQEEVLKHQASISQLKRSFMEAPPPSPPQPNQWEKRLTSSPATIRLQQQQVVSVPQTEAATADNTTSDTKEPAKTTEVEIEETVVVQEISRAPKPGLVTVAASPPAAPSAEQEMREQEVKVQEEAVVVEEAKPRKEESISSESESEEEAEYHPYLPVSISHTQIPEEKEEEEEQEKQEEDKTAELQVLASDASSLPAEVIQPAEETSREEEESRKEDDTETEETEKTTNAEEEKEVERETEESTDDPMVTPDEAPNGLTLPEEGVTVIDAHAEEEEEPKMNGEPSLIEAEPLPQVICCSEPPVVKTEMVTISDTFAAQKTEIATKEVPIVHTETKTITYEAAQLDGNGDGEPGVLMTAQTITSESLCTTTTTHITKTLKGGLSETRIEKRIVITGDCDIDHDQALAQAIKEAKEQHPDMSVTRVVVHKETELAEED from the exons ATGACAACAGAAGCAGGCTCTGAGACGGAGGTGAAGGAGAAAGCTGAGGAGTCAGCCGCTGAGCCCGACCAATCGGAGAAGGCCACGGAAGATTCCCAGGAAGTAGCAAATGCTGAAGtagaggagaaggaaaaagcaAAGGTGAAGGAAAAAGAGGAGAAGGAAGGCAAAGGAATATCTCGATACCTGCCAACATGGCTTAAGAAGCAGAAGTCTCAAAGCCAG ACCTCCCCAACAAAGGAGGCCCCCCCTACAGAGGAACCTGTTAGCAAGGTGACACAGGAAGAGGAAGGGCCTGCCCCAGAAGTGAACGGTCACGCTGAGGAAgtagaagagaaggaggaagtcaAGTCTGAGCAAGTGAaggaaaaagaagcagaaactcaTTCCAACGCCAGTGCAGACACTGAG CCTGCCAAGGAAGAGAAGGTGGAAGAGAGTGCAGAGAAAAGTCCAGAAGAGACCAAGGAGACAACAGAGGGAgaaggagcagaggaggagacgAAGGAGAAGGAGGGAGCAGTGGAGGctgaaggggaggcaggagaaggCCAGACCTCCATTTTCCAGTCTCCTCTTCGTCTAGTGAGAAAGAACAAGATGAAGTTGGTGGTGTGTCACGTGACCCTCCTGGATGGGACTGACTTCACCTGCGAGGTGGAG aAACGTGCCAAGGGTCAGTACTTATTCTTTAAGGTGTGTGAGCATCTTAATCTACTGGAAAAAGACTACTTTGGCCTGACATACCAGGATAACCATGACCAGAAG TGTTGGTTGGACCCCactaaagaaattaaaagacaGATACGCA GTAACAACTGGCAGTTTGCATTCAACGTCAAGTTCTACCCTCCTGACCCATCCCTCCTCACTGAAGACATTACAAG GTACCTTTTGTGTCTGCAGCTCCGTGAAGATGTGGCTTCTGGACGGCTGCCTTGCTCATTTGTAACTCACGCTCTACTGGGCTCATACACGCTGCAG gcaGAAATTGGCGACTATGAACCTGACCAGCCTCGCCCTCTGGACTTCATTAGTCAGCTGACCTTCGCACCAAATCAGAACAAAGAAATGGAGGAGAAGATTCTTGAGCTCTACAAGTCCCACAG gGGAATGACACCAGCACAGGCCGACACCCAGTTTCTTGAAAATGCCAAGAAGCTGTCCATGTACGGCGTGGACCTGCACCACGCTAAg GATTCAGAGGGTGTGGACATCATGCTTGGTGTGTGTGCCAATGGACTCTTAGTCTATAAAGACAGGCTTCGGATAAATCGCTTTGCTTGGCCCAAAATACTCAAGATTTCATACAAGAGGAACAACTTCTACATTAAAATCAGACCAGGAGAG ACGGAGCAGTTTGAGAGTACAGTGGGATTCAAACTCCAGAATCACCGAGCTGCCAAAAGGCTGTGGAAAGTCTGTGTGGAGAATCACAGTTTCTTCAG GTTAAATGCACCAGAGCCTCCTACCAAGGCCCGCTTTCTGACTCTGGGCTCAAAGTTTCGTTACAGCGGGCGAACTCAGGCCCAAACCCGCATGGCCAGTTCCCTCATAGACCGACCGGCGCCCAGCTTTGAACGCACGTCATCAAAACGCACCAGCCGCAGTTTGGATGGAG CACCAATGATCAGCATAACTGAGGCTGGCAGGGAATCAGCTGAGAACGGACGCGAGCCTCACCTGGAGCTCCACTCTGACTCAAAG GTTACGGTGGTGGACGTAAGCCCTGGCGATGCAGAGGCCATGCTCTCCCAG CACTCACCTGGATCCAGTGAACTTGGCCCCCCTCAG AGTTCGTTGAGAGTGCATGGGGACAATATTTATGTGAGGCACAGTAATTTAATGTTGGAG GACCATGATAAGACCCAAGAAGAGGTTCTGAAACACCAAGCTAGCATTAGCCAGCTAAAACGCTCCTTTATGGAAGCTccacctccctctcctcctcagcCCAACCAGTGGGAGAAACGGCTCACCTCCTCTCCTGCTACGATACGTTTGCAACAGCAACAAGTG GTCAGTGTGCCCCAAACAGAAGCAGCTACAGCTGATAACACGACCTCTGATACCAAAGAACCCGCAAAG acaaCCGAGGTTGAAATCGAGGAAACTGTTGTCGTCCAAGAGATTTCCAGAGCTCCCAAACCTGGACTTGTCACGGTTGCAGCCAGTCCCCCTGCTGCTCCTTCTGCGGAGCAGGAAATGagggaacaggaagtgaaagttCAAGAGGAAGCGGTGGTAGTTGAGGAAGCAAAGCCGAGGAAGGAAGAGAGCATTTCATCTGAGAGCGAgagtgaagaagaagcagagtACCATCCATATCTCCCTGTGTccatctctcacacacaaatacctgaggagaaggaagaggaagaagagcagGAAAAGCAAGAGGAAGATAAGACGGCAGAGCTACAGGTGTTGGCTTCAGATGCTTCTTCTCTTCCAGCTGAAGTCATCCAGCCTGCAGAAGAAACCAGTCGAGAAGAAGAGGAGTCCAGGAAGGAGGAcgacacagagacagaggagaCAGAGAAGACAACGAATGCCGAGGAAGAGAAAGAAGTTGAACGTGAGACTGAGGAGAGCACAGATGATCCAATGGTGACGCCCGATGAAGCTCCTAACGGCCTCACCCTGCCTGAGGAGGGTGTGACTGTAATAGATGCTcatgcagaggaagaggaggagcctAAAATGAACGGAGAGCCCTCGCTGATTGAAGCAGAGCCGCTGCCACAGGTTATTTGTTGCTCTGAG CCGCCTGTGGTAAAGACAGAAATGGTGACTATATCAGACACGTTTGCAGCCCAGAAAACCGAGATAGCCACTAAAGAAGTGCCCATCGTACATACGGAAACCAAGACCATCACATACGAGGCGGCGCAG TTGGATGGTAATGGTGATGGTGAGCCTGGA
- the epb41l2 gene encoding band 4.1-like protein 2 isoform X1 — protein MTTEAGSETEVKEKAEESAAEPDQSEKATEDSQEVANAEVEEKEKAKVKEKEEKEGKGISRYLPTWLKKQKSQSQTSPTKEAPPTEEPVSKVTQEEEGPAPEVNGHAEEVEEKEEVKSEQVKEKEAETHSNASADTEPAKEEKVEESAEKSPEETKETTEGEGAEEETKEKEGAVEAEGEAGEGQTSIFQSPLRLVRKNKMKLVVCHVTLLDGTDFTCEVEKRAKGQYLFFKVCEHLNLLEKDYFGLTYQDNHDQKCWLDPTKEIKRQIRSNNWQFAFNVKFYPPDPSLLTEDITRYLLCLQLREDVASGRLPCSFVTHALLGSYTLQAEIGDYEPDQPRPLDFISQLTFAPNQNKEMEEKILELYKSHRGMTPAQADTQFLENAKKLSMYGVDLHHAKDSEGVDIMLGVCANGLLVYKDRLRINRFAWPKILKISYKRNNFYIKIRPGETEQFESTVGFKLQNHRAAKRLWKVCVENHSFFRLNAPEPPTKARFLTLGSKFRYSGRTQAQTRMASSLIDRPAPSFERTSSKRTSRSLDGAPMISITEAGRESAENGREPHLELHSDSKVTVVDVSPGDAEAMLSQHSPGSSELGPPQSSLRVHGDNIYVRHSNLMLEDHDKTQEEVLKHQASISQLKRSFMEAPPPSPPQPNQWEKRLTSSPATIRLQQQQVSLAEEIASVLFSRQTDIGLYSTAKAACIFPEPPLDAVKTTSSAATTSSAAVCSFSAPQRPLATLSTALSATEVSVPQTEAATADNTTSDTKEPAKTTEVEIEETVVVQEISRAPKPGLVTVAASPPAAPSAEQEMREQEVKVQEEAVVVEEAKPRKEESISSESESEEEAEYHPYLPVSISHTQIPEEKEEEEEQEKQEEDKTAELQVLASDASSLPAEVIQPAEETSREEEESRKEDDTETEETEKTTNAEEEKEVERETEESTDDPMVTPDEAPNGLTLPEEGVTVIDAHAEEEEEPKMNGEPSLIEAEPLPQVICCSEPPVVKTEMVTISDTFAAQKTEIATKEVPIVHTETKTITYEAAQLDGNGDGEPGVLMTAQTITSESLCTTTTTHITKTLKGGLSETRIEKRIVITGDCDIDHDQALAQAIKEAKEQHPDMSVTRVVVHKETELAEED, from the exons ATGACAACAGAAGCAGGCTCTGAGACGGAGGTGAAGGAGAAAGCTGAGGAGTCAGCCGCTGAGCCCGACCAATCGGAGAAGGCCACGGAAGATTCCCAGGAAGTAGCAAATGCTGAAGtagaggagaaggaaaaagcaAAGGTGAAGGAAAAAGAGGAGAAGGAAGGCAAAGGAATATCTCGATACCTGCCAACATGGCTTAAGAAGCAGAAGTCTCAAAGCCAG ACCTCCCCAACAAAGGAGGCCCCCCCTACAGAGGAACCTGTTAGCAAGGTGACACAGGAAGAGGAAGGGCCTGCCCCAGAAGTGAACGGTCACGCTGAGGAAgtagaagagaaggaggaagtcaAGTCTGAGCAAGTGAaggaaaaagaagcagaaactcaTTCCAACGCCAGTGCAGACACTGAG CCTGCCAAGGAAGAGAAGGTGGAAGAGAGTGCAGAGAAAAGTCCAGAAGAGACCAAGGAGACAACAGAGGGAgaaggagcagaggaggagacgAAGGAGAAGGAGGGAGCAGTGGAGGctgaaggggaggcaggagaaggCCAGACCTCCATTTTCCAGTCTCCTCTTCGTCTAGTGAGAAAGAACAAGATGAAGTTGGTGGTGTGTCACGTGACCCTCCTGGATGGGACTGACTTCACCTGCGAGGTGGAG aAACGTGCCAAGGGTCAGTACTTATTCTTTAAGGTGTGTGAGCATCTTAATCTACTGGAAAAAGACTACTTTGGCCTGACATACCAGGATAACCATGACCAGAAG TGTTGGTTGGACCCCactaaagaaattaaaagacaGATACGCA GTAACAACTGGCAGTTTGCATTCAACGTCAAGTTCTACCCTCCTGACCCATCCCTCCTCACTGAAGACATTACAAG GTACCTTTTGTGTCTGCAGCTCCGTGAAGATGTGGCTTCTGGACGGCTGCCTTGCTCATTTGTAACTCACGCTCTACTGGGCTCATACACGCTGCAG gcaGAAATTGGCGACTATGAACCTGACCAGCCTCGCCCTCTGGACTTCATTAGTCAGCTGACCTTCGCACCAAATCAGAACAAAGAAATGGAGGAGAAGATTCTTGAGCTCTACAAGTCCCACAG gGGAATGACACCAGCACAGGCCGACACCCAGTTTCTTGAAAATGCCAAGAAGCTGTCCATGTACGGCGTGGACCTGCACCACGCTAAg GATTCAGAGGGTGTGGACATCATGCTTGGTGTGTGTGCCAATGGACTCTTAGTCTATAAAGACAGGCTTCGGATAAATCGCTTTGCTTGGCCCAAAATACTCAAGATTTCATACAAGAGGAACAACTTCTACATTAAAATCAGACCAGGAGAG ACGGAGCAGTTTGAGAGTACAGTGGGATTCAAACTCCAGAATCACCGAGCTGCCAAAAGGCTGTGGAAAGTCTGTGTGGAGAATCACAGTTTCTTCAG GTTAAATGCACCAGAGCCTCCTACCAAGGCCCGCTTTCTGACTCTGGGCTCAAAGTTTCGTTACAGCGGGCGAACTCAGGCCCAAACCCGCATGGCCAGTTCCCTCATAGACCGACCGGCGCCCAGCTTTGAACGCACGTCATCAAAACGCACCAGCCGCAGTTTGGATGGAG CACCAATGATCAGCATAACTGAGGCTGGCAGGGAATCAGCTGAGAACGGACGCGAGCCTCACCTGGAGCTCCACTCTGACTCAAAG GTTACGGTGGTGGACGTAAGCCCTGGCGATGCAGAGGCCATGCTCTCCCAG CACTCACCTGGATCCAGTGAACTTGGCCCCCCTCAG AGTTCGTTGAGAGTGCATGGGGACAATATTTATGTGAGGCACAGTAATTTAATGTTGGAG GACCATGATAAGACCCAAGAAGAGGTTCTGAAACACCAAGCTAGCATTAGCCAGCTAAAACGCTCCTTTATGGAAGCTccacctccctctcctcctcagcCCAACCAGTGGGAGAAACGGCTCACCTCCTCTCCTGCTACGATACGTTTGCAACAGCAACAAGTG AGTCTTGCAGAGGAGATAGCGTCAGTTCTTTTCAGTAGACAAACTGACATTGGACTTTATTCAACTGCTAAGGCTGCCTGCATTTTTCCTGAACCACCACTAGATGCTGTTAAAACTACAAGTTCAGCTGCTACTACTTCTTCCGCTGCTGTCTGCAGTTTTTCTGCACCACAAAGGCCTCTTGCAACCCTGTCTACTGCCCTCTCTGCCACTGAG GTCAGTGTGCCCCAAACAGAAGCAGCTACAGCTGATAACACGACCTCTGATACCAAAGAACCCGCAAAG acaaCCGAGGTTGAAATCGAGGAAACTGTTGTCGTCCAAGAGATTTCCAGAGCTCCCAAACCTGGACTTGTCACGGTTGCAGCCAGTCCCCCTGCTGCTCCTTCTGCGGAGCAGGAAATGagggaacaggaagtgaaagttCAAGAGGAAGCGGTGGTAGTTGAGGAAGCAAAGCCGAGGAAGGAAGAGAGCATTTCATCTGAGAGCGAgagtgaagaagaagcagagtACCATCCATATCTCCCTGTGTccatctctcacacacaaatacctgaggagaaggaagaggaagaagagcagGAAAAGCAAGAGGAAGATAAGACGGCAGAGCTACAGGTGTTGGCTTCAGATGCTTCTTCTCTTCCAGCTGAAGTCATCCAGCCTGCAGAAGAAACCAGTCGAGAAGAAGAGGAGTCCAGGAAGGAGGAcgacacagagacagaggagaCAGAGAAGACAACGAATGCCGAGGAAGAGAAAGAAGTTGAACGTGAGACTGAGGAGAGCACAGATGATCCAATGGTGACGCCCGATGAAGCTCCTAACGGCCTCACCCTGCCTGAGGAGGGTGTGACTGTAATAGATGCTcatgcagaggaagaggaggagcctAAAATGAACGGAGAGCCCTCGCTGATTGAAGCAGAGCCGCTGCCACAGGTTATTTGTTGCTCTGAG CCGCCTGTGGTAAAGACAGAAATGGTGACTATATCAGACACGTTTGCAGCCCAGAAAACCGAGATAGCCACTAAAGAAGTGCCCATCGTACATACGGAAACCAAGACCATCACATACGAGGCGGCGCAG TTGGATGGTAATGGTGATGGTGAGCCTGGA
- the epb41l2 gene encoding band 4.1-like protein 2 isoform X9 encodes MTTEAGSETEVKEKAEESAAEPDQSEKATEDSQEVANAEVEEKEKAKVKEKEEKEGKGISRYLPTWLKKQKSQSQTSPTKEAPPTEEPVSKVTQEEEGPAPEVNGHAEEVEEKEEVKSEQVKEKEAETHSNASADTEPAKEEKVEESAEKSPEETKETTEGEGAEEETKEKEGAVEAEGEAGEGQTSIFQSPLRLVRKNKMKLVVCHVTLLDGTDFTCEVEKRAKGQYLFFKVCEHLNLLEKDYFGLTYQDNHDQKCWLDPTKEIKRQIRSNNWQFAFNVKFYPPDPSLLTEDITRYLLCLQLREDVASGRLPCSFVTHALLGSYTLQAEIGDYEPDQPRPLDFISQLTFAPNQNKEMEEKILELYKSHRGMTPAQADTQFLENAKKLSMYGVDLHHAKDSEGVDIMLGVCANGLLVYKDRLRINRFAWPKILKISYKRNNFYIKIRPGETEQFESTVGFKLQNHRAAKRLWKVCVENHSFFRLNAPEPPTKARFLTLGSKFRYSGRTQAQTRMASSLIDRPAPSFERTSSKRTSRSLDGAPMISITEAGRESAENGREPHLELHSDSKVTVVDVSPGDAEAMLSQHSPGSSELGPPQSSLRVHGDNIYVRHSNLMLEDHDKTQEEVLKHQASISQLKRSFMEAPPPSPPQPNQWEKRLTSSPATIRLQQQQVSLAEEIASVLFSRQTDIGLYSTAKAACIFPEPPLDAVKTTSSAATTSSAAVCSFSAPQRPLATLSTALSATEVSVPQTEAATADNTTSDTKEPAKPPVVKTEMVTISDTFAAQKTEIATKEVPIVHTETKTITYEAAQLDGNGDGEPGVLMTAQTITSESLCTTTTTHITKTLKGGLSETRIEKRIVITGDCDIDHDQALAQAIKEAKEQHPDMSVTRVVVHKETELAEED; translated from the exons ATGACAACAGAAGCAGGCTCTGAGACGGAGGTGAAGGAGAAAGCTGAGGAGTCAGCCGCTGAGCCCGACCAATCGGAGAAGGCCACGGAAGATTCCCAGGAAGTAGCAAATGCTGAAGtagaggagaaggaaaaagcaAAGGTGAAGGAAAAAGAGGAGAAGGAAGGCAAAGGAATATCTCGATACCTGCCAACATGGCTTAAGAAGCAGAAGTCTCAAAGCCAG ACCTCCCCAACAAAGGAGGCCCCCCCTACAGAGGAACCTGTTAGCAAGGTGACACAGGAAGAGGAAGGGCCTGCCCCAGAAGTGAACGGTCACGCTGAGGAAgtagaagagaaggaggaagtcaAGTCTGAGCAAGTGAaggaaaaagaagcagaaactcaTTCCAACGCCAGTGCAGACACTGAG CCTGCCAAGGAAGAGAAGGTGGAAGAGAGTGCAGAGAAAAGTCCAGAAGAGACCAAGGAGACAACAGAGGGAgaaggagcagaggaggagacgAAGGAGAAGGAGGGAGCAGTGGAGGctgaaggggaggcaggagaaggCCAGACCTCCATTTTCCAGTCTCCTCTTCGTCTAGTGAGAAAGAACAAGATGAAGTTGGTGGTGTGTCACGTGACCCTCCTGGATGGGACTGACTTCACCTGCGAGGTGGAG aAACGTGCCAAGGGTCAGTACTTATTCTTTAAGGTGTGTGAGCATCTTAATCTACTGGAAAAAGACTACTTTGGCCTGACATACCAGGATAACCATGACCAGAAG TGTTGGTTGGACCCCactaaagaaattaaaagacaGATACGCA GTAACAACTGGCAGTTTGCATTCAACGTCAAGTTCTACCCTCCTGACCCATCCCTCCTCACTGAAGACATTACAAG GTACCTTTTGTGTCTGCAGCTCCGTGAAGATGTGGCTTCTGGACGGCTGCCTTGCTCATTTGTAACTCACGCTCTACTGGGCTCATACACGCTGCAG gcaGAAATTGGCGACTATGAACCTGACCAGCCTCGCCCTCTGGACTTCATTAGTCAGCTGACCTTCGCACCAAATCAGAACAAAGAAATGGAGGAGAAGATTCTTGAGCTCTACAAGTCCCACAG gGGAATGACACCAGCACAGGCCGACACCCAGTTTCTTGAAAATGCCAAGAAGCTGTCCATGTACGGCGTGGACCTGCACCACGCTAAg GATTCAGAGGGTGTGGACATCATGCTTGGTGTGTGTGCCAATGGACTCTTAGTCTATAAAGACAGGCTTCGGATAAATCGCTTTGCTTGGCCCAAAATACTCAAGATTTCATACAAGAGGAACAACTTCTACATTAAAATCAGACCAGGAGAG ACGGAGCAGTTTGAGAGTACAGTGGGATTCAAACTCCAGAATCACCGAGCTGCCAAAAGGCTGTGGAAAGTCTGTGTGGAGAATCACAGTTTCTTCAG GTTAAATGCACCAGAGCCTCCTACCAAGGCCCGCTTTCTGACTCTGGGCTCAAAGTTTCGTTACAGCGGGCGAACTCAGGCCCAAACCCGCATGGCCAGTTCCCTCATAGACCGACCGGCGCCCAGCTTTGAACGCACGTCATCAAAACGCACCAGCCGCAGTTTGGATGGAG CACCAATGATCAGCATAACTGAGGCTGGCAGGGAATCAGCTGAGAACGGACGCGAGCCTCACCTGGAGCTCCACTCTGACTCAAAG GTTACGGTGGTGGACGTAAGCCCTGGCGATGCAGAGGCCATGCTCTCCCAG CACTCACCTGGATCCAGTGAACTTGGCCCCCCTCAG AGTTCGTTGAGAGTGCATGGGGACAATATTTATGTGAGGCACAGTAATTTAATGTTGGAG GACCATGATAAGACCCAAGAAGAGGTTCTGAAACACCAAGCTAGCATTAGCCAGCTAAAACGCTCCTTTATGGAAGCTccacctccctctcctcctcagcCCAACCAGTGGGAGAAACGGCTCACCTCCTCTCCTGCTACGATACGTTTGCAACAGCAACAAGTG AGTCTTGCAGAGGAGATAGCGTCAGTTCTTTTCAGTAGACAAACTGACATTGGACTTTATTCAACTGCTAAGGCTGCCTGCATTTTTCCTGAACCACCACTAGATGCTGTTAAAACTACAAGTTCAGCTGCTACTACTTCTTCCGCTGCTGTCTGCAGTTTTTCTGCACCACAAAGGCCTCTTGCAACCCTGTCTACTGCCCTCTCTGCCACTGAG GTCAGTGTGCCCCAAACAGAAGCAGCTACAGCTGATAACACGACCTCTGATACCAAAGAACCCGCAAAG CCGCCTGTGGTAAAGACAGAAATGGTGACTATATCAGACACGTTTGCAGCCCAGAAAACCGAGATAGCCACTAAAGAAGTGCCCATCGTACATACGGAAACCAAGACCATCACATACGAGGCGGCGCAG TTGGATGGTAATGGTGATGGTGAGCCTGGA